AAAGCCAAGGGCGTCGACGTGCGTTTCGAGGGCGTTCCGCCCTACGGCAGTGACGGCCATGCCTTCTTCGAAGGCCGCGACAACGCCGCCATCTGGGTGCCGATGGTGGACCAGTTCCTCGCGAAGCTGGGGTTGCCCCGGCACCTGCAATGACGACAAGACAACGGACATGAGCGACTACACAAAACTGCAACTGACCCTCGAAGGCACCATCGCCCGCATCTGGCTCGACCAGCCCGACGCACGCAACGCCTTCGACGACATCGTCATCGCCGAGCTGACGCAGGCCTTCACCGAAGCCGGCGCCGCGCCGCAGGTCAAGGCCATCGTGCTCGGCGCCAACGGACCGGCCTTCTGCGCGGGCGCGAATCTCAACTGGATGCGCCGCATGGCCGACTACACGCGCAGCGAGAACGTCGCCGACGCGGGCAAGCTGGCTGCGATGCTGCGCACCATTGCCGAGTGCCCCAAGCCCACCATCGCGCGCGTGCAGGGCGATGTGTATGCGGGCGGCATGGGGCTGGTGGCCGCGTGCGACATGGCCGTGAGCGTGGACACCGCGTGGTACTGCCTGAGCGAAGTGAAGATCGGCCTCGTGCCCGCGACCATCAGCCCGTACGTGCTGCGCGCGATGGGCACGCGCGCTTCGCAGCGCTATTTCCTCACGGCCGAGCGTTTCACCGCTGCCGAGGCGCATCGCATCGGTTTCGTGCATGAAGTGGTTGCTGCCGATGCGCTCGATGCCAAGGTCGACGAGCTCGTGAAGGCATTGACCGGCGCGAGCCCTGCGGCCGTGCGTGCCTGCAAGCAGCTGATTGCCGATGTTGCCGACCGCGAGATCGACGACGCGCTGATCGCGAAGACCGTCGAGGGCATCGCCGACATCCGCGCGAGCGACGAAGGCCGCGAGGGGGTGCAGGCCTTCCTGCAGAAGCGCAAGCCCTCGTGGCTGGAAACTAACAAGGCCTGAGCACCATGGCGCACGACGCACTCATCGAGCGCATGGACGCGTGGCTGGCCGCGCATCGCGCGGACTACCACGCGGTGCTGCAGCCCGGCGTGAGCGACGCTGACCTCGACGCATTCGAAGCGAAGTTCTCGCTGAAGCTGCCAGAGGCCTTTCGCGCGCTCTACCGCTGGCGCAACGGCCAGCCGAACAGCAGCTTCGACAGCCTGCAGGACAACCGCATGTTCAGCGCGCTCGAGGACATCACCGACACCAAGGAGATGTTTGACGACATGATCGGCTCCGACTTCGAAGACCCGGCCACGTGGCGGCGCGGCTGGGTGCCGTTTCTGTCGAACGGCGGCGGCAGCCACTTGTGCGTGGACATCGACGCCGAAGGCGGCGGCGAGGCCGGCCAGCTGATCGCCTTCTGGAAGGCGGACGAAGACCGCCCCGTCGAACATGCGTCCGTCCATGCATGGCTCGCGGACCTCGTCGCTTCCATGGAAGCCGGCACCATCGAATTCGACTGAGCGAGAGCCACCATGAACACCAGCCTCGACATGCCCCAGCTGATCGCACTGGCCGCCGCCATCGGCTGGGCCAGCGGCGTGCGGCTTTACCTGGTCGTGCTGCTGACCGGCGTGGTGGGCTACTTCGGCTGGGTGCCGCTGCCGAGTGGGCTGCAGTTGCTGGCGCATCCGGTCGTGATCGCGGCCAGCGGCTTCATGGTGTTCATCGAATTCTTCGCGGACAAGATCCCCGGCCTCGATTCGCTGTGGGACGTTGTACACACCGCCATCCGCATTCCGGCTGGCGCGGCGCTCGCGGCCAGCGTGTTCGGCGCCGACCATGGCGTGATGGCCGTCGTCGCGGCGCTGGTGGGCGGCAGTTTCGCGGCCACGGCGCATGCGGCCAAGGCCACGACGCGCGCGGCCATCAACACATCGCCCGAGCCGTTTTCGAACGTGGGCGCTTCGCTGGTCGAAGACACGATGGTGCCGGCGGGCCTGTGGCTCGCGGTGGCGCACCCCTTCGTCTTTCTCGTGCTGTTCGTGCTGGTGCTTGTGCTGAGCGTGTGGCTCATCCGCAAGAGCTGGCGTTTCCTCAGGGCGCTGTTCGCCCGCGTGGCTCGCATCTTCAGCGGCCGACCCGATCCGGGCGTGGTGCCCGCGTTCCAACTGAAAAAGAATCCTCCGGGAGACACTCCGAATGTTTAAGAAGATCCTCATTGCCAACCGTGGCGAGATCGCATGCCGTGTCGCGGCTACCGCGCGTCGCATGGCCATTCGCACGGTCGCCGTGTACTCCGATGCCGACGCGCACGCCAACCACGTGCGTGCCTGCGACGAGTCGGTGCATCTCGGCGGCAGTGCCCCGAAGGACAGCTACCTGCGCTGGGAAAAGATCCTCGAAGCCGCCAAGGCCACGGGCGCTGAGGCTGTGCATCCGGGCTACGGCTTCCTCAGCGAGAACGAAGAATTCGCGCAGGCCTGCGCCGACGCGGGGCTGGTCTTCATCGGCCCGCCGCCCTCGGCCATCAAGGCGATGGGCCTGAAGGCCGAGTCGAAGCAGCTGATGGAAAAGGCCGGCGTGCCGCTGGTACCTGGCTACCACGGCCACGACCAGAACCCGCAGCTGCTGCAGCGCGAGGCTGATCGCATCGGCTACCCGGTGCTCATCAAGGCCAGCGCCGGTGGTGGCGGCAAGGGCATGCGCGCGGTCGACAAGGCGGAAGACTTTGCCGCTGCGCTGGCCTCTTGCCAGCGCGAGGCCATCAACAGCTTCGGCGACGACGCGGTGCTGATCGAGAAGTACGTGCAGCGCCCGCGTCACATCGAGATCCAGGTGTTCGGCGACGCGCACGGCAATTACGTCTATCTGTTCGAGCGCGACTGCTCGGTGCAGCGGCGCCACCAGAAGGTGCTCGAAGAAGCGCCCGCGCCCGGCATGACTGAGGCGATGCGCAAGCAGATGGGCGATGCCGCCGTGGCTGCGGCACGCGCCGTGAACTACGTGGGTGCGGGCACGGTGGAGTTCATCGTCGAGCAGCGCGAAGGCGGCGAGATGAACTTCTTCTTCATGGAGATGAACACGCGCCTGCAGGTCGAACACCCTGTGACCGAAGCAATCACAGGCCTCGATCTTGTCGAGTGGCAACTGCGCGTGGCTTCGGGCGAGACGCTGCCCGCGAAGCAGTCGGAGCTGCAGATTCACGGCCATGCCATCGAGGCACGCATCTGCGCCGAGAACCCCGACAACAACTTCCTGCCCGCCACTGGCACGCTGCGCGTGTACCGCAAGCCGCAGGCGACGGCCTTCCAGCGCAGCCGCGTGCGCATCGACGATGGCGTGCGCGAGAGCGGCGAGATCTCGCCCTTCTACGACTCGATGATCGCCAAGTTGATCGTGCACGGCACCA
This is a stretch of genomic DNA from Variovorax paradoxus. It encodes these proteins:
- a CDS encoding enoyl-CoA hydratase/isomerase family protein, yielding MSDYTKLQLTLEGTIARIWLDQPDARNAFDDIVIAELTQAFTEAGAAPQVKAIVLGANGPAFCAGANLNWMRRMADYTRSENVADAGKLAAMLRTIAECPKPTIARVQGDVYAGGMGLVAACDMAVSVDTAWYCLSEVKIGLVPATISPYVLRAMGTRASQRYFLTAERFTAAEAHRIGFVHEVVAADALDAKVDELVKALTGASPAAVRACKQLIADVADREIDDALIAKTVEGIADIRASDEGREGVQAFLQKRKPSWLETNKA
- a CDS encoding SMI1/KNR4 family protein, which produces MAHDALIERMDAWLAAHRADYHAVLQPGVSDADLDAFEAKFSLKLPEAFRALYRWRNGQPNSSFDSLQDNRMFSALEDITDTKEMFDDMIGSDFEDPATWRRGWVPFLSNGGGSHLCVDIDAEGGGEAGQLIAFWKADEDRPVEHASVHAWLADLVASMEAGTIEFD
- a CDS encoding acetyl-CoA carboxylase biotin carboxylase subunit; protein product: MFKKILIANRGEIACRVAATARRMAIRTVAVYSDADAHANHVRACDESVHLGGSAPKDSYLRWEKILEAAKATGAEAVHPGYGFLSENEEFAQACADAGLVFIGPPPSAIKAMGLKAESKQLMEKAGVPLVPGYHGHDQNPQLLQREADRIGYPVLIKASAGGGGKGMRAVDKAEDFAAALASCQREAINSFGDDAVLIEKYVQRPRHIEIQVFGDAHGNYVYLFERDCSVQRRHQKVLEEAPAPGMTEAMRKQMGDAAVAAARAVNYVGAGTVEFIVEQREGGEMNFFFMEMNTRLQVEHPVTEAITGLDLVEWQLRVASGETLPAKQSELQIHGHAIEARICAENPDNNFLPATGTLRVYRKPQATAFQRSRVRIDDGVRESGEISPFYDSMIAKLIVHGTTREEALARLDAALAQVQIVGVSTNVQFLRGILATESFSKANLDTALIERERAVLFDREALGLPLAAAAAITRTLITEWPAKMPDPFARRDGWRSHGEYLRRFDFEFRGAEQIALLTYKRDGSLWLEAGGAEGPLVVGQFPTGEFEVEFAGNRQTLDVHLDGATAHIFASKGATKITAIDRLAHAGDTQAEGGRLTAPMPGKVVSFAVKAGDKVSRGQPLAVMEAMKMEHTIAAPADGTVEELMFAPGEQVAEGDELLRMGAAAA
- a CDS encoding DUF4126 domain-containing protein → MNTSLDMPQLIALAAAIGWASGVRLYLVVLLTGVVGYFGWVPLPSGLQLLAHPVVIAASGFMVFIEFFADKIPGLDSLWDVVHTAIRIPAGAALAASVFGADHGVMAVVAALVGGSFAATAHAAKATTRAAINTSPEPFSNVGASLVEDTMVPAGLWLAVAHPFVFLVLFVLVLVLSVWLIRKSWRFLRALFARVARIFSGRPDPGVVPAFQLKKNPPGDTPNV